The genomic interval AAGGCCAGGAGTATTCCCACATCGACGTCCATCATAGGCCATTGGCTTACCACCACCTATAATAAATGGTATACGAAGTGACTCCTCATATGGCACGCATTTACCGAATCGGCCCTGACTTCCCATCTGATCACCGTGATCACTAAAGAAGACGATGTGTGTATCTTCAATCATCTCATTCTCTCTTAGGTAGTCAACAATTCGTCCAACATTGGCATCGACATTTTCAATCTGAGCATAATATCCTGAAGACTGGAAACGCGCTTCCTGTTCTGTATCGCTTGGAATATTTGGACGAAGCTCAAGTTGTTGTGCTTGATAACGACGATGCTCTGGAGGAGCTAAAGTTGGTAAATGTGGAGGTTGCACAGACACAATCATAAAGAATGGATTGCTAGAATCCTTATATTTTGAAATTCGTTCAATCGCCATATCAGTCAGACAATCTGTTTCATAGCCAGGTAATCGATAGTGATCAATCTCTTTGCCATCTTCATGCCCGTGCACCCAACAGTCCCATTGACTATTATTATTATCGTAGCCGATCCATGTATCAAATCGACCCCGATCAATTACAGGCACTGTCTTAAGTGCTGAACGACCTTTCTCTTCTTTAATTCCTGCTAAATGCCACTTCCCAAGATAAATTGTATCGTACTGATTATCATTAAACACGTCAGTTATTGTAGTAGTAGATGGATCAAGTCTATCCTCATGGATCTGAACTGAATGATTGTTTGCATATTTGCCTGTTAGCATGCTCGCTCGAAATGGGCAACACAAAGGATATCCAGATATCGCATTAGGAAAGTTCGTTCCACAAATTGACATGTTGTCGAGGTTAGGTGTAAAGATATTTGGATCGCCGTTAACACCCATTGCCTGCCCTCGCATCTGATCGGCTATAAACCAGATTATATTTGAACGTTTTTCTTTCATAGAAATATTTTTTCCTTAAATCTTAACAATAAGCTGTCTCAGA from Lentisphaera araneosa HTCC2155 carries:
- a CDS encoding sulfatase family protein gives rise to the protein MKEKRSNIIWFIADQMRGQAMGVNGDPNIFTPNLDNMSICGTNFPNAISGYPLCCPFRASMLTGKYANNHSVQIHEDRLDPSTTTITDVFNDNQYDTIYLGKWHLAGIKEEKGRSALKTVPVIDRGRFDTWIGYDNNNSQWDCWVHGHEDGKEIDHYRLPGYETDCLTDMAIERISKYKDSSNPFFMIVSVQPPHLPTLAPPEHRRYQAQQLELRPNIPSDTEQEARFQSSGYYAQIENVDANVGRIVDYLRENEMIEDTHIVFFSDHGDQMGSQGRFGKCVPYEESLRIPFIIGGGKPMAYDGRRCGNTPGLVNHVDIAPTSLGLCGVDIPDWMEGFDYSHRRTGVNLEKRVYEEPDSAYSQLIGDRESAYAWRCVVTRDGWKYACIRGGEWLLFNLNDDPYEQNNLAFNTAFHEKRSELNNLIRTWAQKINDDFEFPKV